CGGTCACGGTGCCGACTGCCGGAAGTCCCAGGCGGAGGAGGGCGTCTGTGGCCTTCTCGCCCTCGCACACCACGACGCGATCCGCGTCCCCGAGCAGGTGGATGCCGTACAACGGGAGGCTCTCAACACGGGCCCCGTCCAGACCGGGGCGGCCGTCGGGCGACCACCACGACAGCTTTTTCCCGGCCGGGCCGTCCTCGCGGACGTGGACCGCCACGAGGCGGCCGTCGGGCGCGCGGACCTCGTACCGGGTAACGGTCTTCTTCGCCCGCTCCCGCTTCGGAGCCGCGCCACCGTCCCGTTCAGGCCACAAGCCCCGCTCACGCAGGGACTCAATCACATCCTCTTGCCGGCAGCCTGCGCCGCACCAGACCAGCACCTTGCCGTCGCGCACGCTGACGGATAGCGACGGATGTTGATCATCATGGCAGGGGCAATGGCTTAGACCTGTCGGTCCGGGCTTTGTGCACGGACATCCCGGGCGGCTGCAGCTGAGGGCTTTTCGAATTTGCGAAGCAAACAATTCGTGTGGTAAGCTGCTCATGGGAACTGCACCTCCTTTTTTCTCCGGCCGCGCCCGCACGCGCGGCCCCGCTTTTCACCTAACGGCGCGTCTCCGTCTCCGGGGCCGCCTCGTCCGTGAGCCGGCCGAGGAGCCAGCCCTCAAGCCCCGCCCGGACGAGGTACGTCCGCCTCCCGAGCCTCACGACGATGCGGTCCGGCACGCGCCCTCGCTGCAGGTGCGCGTAAAGCATTCTCGCGCTCACCCCGAGCAACCGGGCCGCCTCTTTGACGGTGATGAGTAACCTCCGATCGTCCTGCATCATGGCGTCTCACCTCCACCCATCACGATGCACGCCGGAGGGCGTGATGGGAATGTGCACGTGCTGCGCACGCCCTCTGGCTGGAAGCCGCTCAGGATGCGGGTTCTGGCGAGATCGGGCCAGGCGAAAAAGTGACACCCCGGCGGGGTGACGGGACTGGGTTGTGGGTCTGGGGCTAAGCCAACTGGAGGAGCTCGGAGAGGCGTCTGAGCAGCTGCAGGTCGCGCTGGTAGCCTCCGTACCGGCTGGCGGGGTGCGCCGGGGGGTGTTGACCGGAGGCGATCACGGCGAGGCTTCGGATGAGCCAGTCGATCTTTGCATCACTCCGCACCCAGCCGCGCCGCCCGTTGCCCAGGCAGAGCTGCGCCGCCAGCTTCTGTCTTCGCTCTTCGGGAAGGCCGCTGCCGATCAGATCCTGTGCGGTAATCTCGTCCCACGTCCTGCGCAGGACGGGCCGCATCTGCCGGATCGCGGCCCGCTCCGCGCGGCTTGCGGCATCGGGGGTTTGCGGCAACACCTCGCGCCCTTGGGGCGTGACGCCTGGGCTGCGCACCACAACGAACGGGGAGATGGCGGCAAACGCGAGTAGCCGCGGGTCGTACCGCCTGTAGCGGGCGTACGCCAGCAGCAAGTTTCTCGCGATCCTTTCAGGGCTTGTCCATGGCGGGCGTGGGAGACGGATGCCGGCCTCCCGGAGCCGGTCCAGCAGTTCGGGTGCGAGTTGTTCCGCCTGGTTGCGCACGTGCAGTCCGAGGTCCCGGAACGATTCGTTCATCAGCTCCCGCAGCGCGCGCGACGTCATCTTGGTCGCGAGGGACTGGCGGAGTACTTT
This genomic interval from Armatimonadota bacterium contains the following:
- a CDS encoding helix-turn-helix domain-containing protein, producing MMQDDRRLLITVKEAARLLGVSARMLYAHLQRGRVPDRIVVRLGRRTYLVRAGLEGWLLGRLTDEAAPETETRR